One stretch of Glycine soja cultivar W05 chromosome 7, ASM419377v2, whole genome shotgun sequence DNA includes these proteins:
- the LOC114418521 gene encoding glyoxylate/hydroxypyruvate reductase HPR3-like: protein MAMAEKHNHIDNKEIQPLLVFGPPLIFPTFEARNFHKYRFLKAFSSQLPLHQFLTEQNVDPSSIQAILCSPSQQVSTDVIQLLPSLCVIVTSSAGTDHIDLVECSHHGIQVVSVPGDQAKDVADMAVGLLIDVLWKISAADRHVRKWGPSMHRNLSFGSKLKGKRVGIVGLGKIGKEVAKRLEPFGCRIMYHSRNQKPFISYPFYSKVVELAGNSDVLVLCCPLNEQSRHLINREVMLALGKDGAIVNVGRGALIDEKELVRCLMEDEIRGAGLDVFENEPNVPNELFPLDNVVLSPHAASLTSDGFTEVCELAAEALELFFSSKLPSIRLLDG, encoded by the exons ATGGCTATGGCAGAAAAACACAACCACATTGATAATAAGGAGATTCAACCACTCCTTGTGTTTGGTCCTCCATTAATCTTCCCAACTTTTGAAGCTCGAAACTTTCACAAATACCGATTCCTCAAAGCTTTCTCCTCACAACTCCCTCTCCACCAATTCCTCACCGAGCAAAATGTTGACCCTTCATCCATTCAAGCCATACTCTGCAGCCCTTCACAGCAGGTCTCTACAGATGTCATCCAGCTCCTCCCATCGCTCTGCGTCATTGTGACCAGCAGTGCTGGAACCGACCACATAGACTTGGTTGAGTGTAGCCACCATGGTATTCAGGTTGTCTCTGTTCCAGGAGATCAAGCCAAGGATGTTGCTGACATGGCTGTGGGGTTGTTGATTGATGTGTTGTGGAAAATTTCTGCCGCTGATCGACATGTTAGGAAATGGGGTCCTTCTATGCACCGGAACCTTTCTTTTGGTTCCAAG CTTAAAGGCAAGCGAGTAGGGATTGTTGGATTGGGAAAAATTGGCAAAGAAGTTGCTAAAAGGCTTGAGCCCTTTGGTTGCAGAATTATGTACCATTCGAGAAACCAGAAGCCATTTATCTCGTACCCTTTTTATTCTAAAGTTGTTGAGCTTGCTGGTAATAGTGAtgtccttgtgctttgttgccCACTTAACGAGCAATCAAGGCACTTAATCAACAGGGAAGTGATGTTGGCATTGGGGAAAGATGGAGCTATTGTCAACGTTGGACGTGGAGCTCTAATTGATGAAAAGGAATTGGTGCGGTGTTTGATGGAAGATGAGATAAGGGGTGCTGGCTTGGATGTGTTTGAGAATGAGCCTAATGTTCCCAACGAGCTCTTTCCATTGGATAATGTGGTCCTCTCCCCACATGCTGCTTCATTGACTTCAGATGGTTTCACTGAAGTATGTGAACTTGCAGCTGAGGCTCTAGAATTGTTCTTTTCAAGTAAATTACCAAGTATTCGATTGTTGGATGGCTAA
- the LOC114418519 gene encoding glyoxylate/hydroxypyruvate reductase HPR3-like, translating into MANKQHNHNDNNKELQPLLVLGPPFMFPTFEAQNLHNYRFLNAFSSQIPLHQFLAEQNVDPSSIQAILCSPRQKISADAIRLLPSLSLIVTTSNGTRHIDLAECSYRGIQVASIPGDQLAVDVADMTVGLLIDVMWNISAADRHLRKWGPSKPCNLSSGSKLEGKRVGIVGLGKIGREVAKRLEAFGCRIMYNSRNQKPFVSYPFYSNVVELAGNSDVLVLSCSLNEQTRHIVKREVMLALGKEGVIVNIGRGDLIDEKELVRCLMEGEIKGAGLDVFENEPNVPKELFPLDNVVLSPHAASLTSHRIYDVCERVAECLEAFFSSKLPEYPGLG; encoded by the exons ATGGCAAACAAACAGCACAACCACAATGATAACAACAAGGAGCTTCAACCACTCCTTGTGCTTGGTCCTCCTTTCATGTTCCCAACCTTTGAAGCTCAAAACCTTCACAACTACCGTTTCCTCAATGCCTTTTCCTCCCAAATCCCTCTCCACCAATTCCTCGCCGAGCAAAACGTTGACCCTTCATCCATTCAAGCCATACTCTGCAGCCCTCGCCAGAAGATCTCCGCAGACGCCATCCGGCTCCTCCCATCACTCAGCCTCATTGTGACCACTAGTAATGGAACCCGCCACATAGACTTGGCTGAGTGCAGCTACCGTGGCATTCAGGTTGCCTCTATTCCAGGAGATCAATTAGCCGTGGATGTTGCTGACATGACTGTGGGGTTGTTGATTGATGTCATGTGGAACATTTCTGCAGCTGATCGACATCTTAGGAAATGGGGTCCTTCTAAGCCCTGCAATCTTTCTTCTGGTTCCAAG CTAGAAGGCAAGCGAGTAGGCATTGTTGGATTGGGAAAAATTGGCAGAGAAGTTGCTAAAAGGCTGGAGGCCTTCGGCTGCAGAATTATGTACAATTCAAGAAACCAGAAGCCATTTGTCTCGTACCCTTTTTACTCTAATGTTGTTGAGCTTGCTGGTAATAGTGATGTCCTTGTGCTTTCTTGCTCATTAAATGAGCAAACAAGGCACATAGTCAAAAGGGAAGTGATGTTGGCATTGGGGAAAGAAGGAGTTATTGTGAATATTGGACGTGGAGATCTAATTGATGAAAAGGAATTGGTGAGATGTTTGATGGAAGGGGAGATAAAGGGTGCTGGCTTGGATGTGTTTGAGAATGAGCCTAATGTTCCCAAAGAGCTCTTTCCTTTGGATAATGTTGTCCTTTCACCTCATGCTGCTTCATTGACTTCACATCGTATATATGATGTTTGTGAACGTGTAGCAGAGTGTCTTGAAGCATTCTTTTCAAGTAAACTACCGGAGTACCCTGGTCTTGGATGA